TCGACGAGCTGGCCCGGCACCGGTCGACCAACTTCGGCCTGGAGAAGAACCGGCCGTACGGAGACGGTGTCGTCACCGGCTACGGCACGGTCGACGGGCGCCCGGTGGCCGTGTTCTCGCAGGACTTCACGGTCTTCGGCGGTGCGCTCGGCGAGACGTACGGCCAGAAGATCATCAAGGTGATGGACTTCGCGCTGAAGACCGGCTGCCCGGTCATCGGCATCAACGACTCCGGTGGCGCCCGCATCCAGGAGGGTGTGAGCGCGCTCGGCATGTACGGCGAGATCTTCCGCCGCAACACCCACGCGTCCGGGGTGATCCCGCAGATCTCCCTGGTCGTCGGCCCGTGCGCGGGCGGCGCGGTGTACTCCCCCGCGATCACCGACTTCACGGTGATGGTGGACCAGACCTCGCACATGTTCATCACGGGCCCCGACGTCATCAAGACGGTGACGGGCGAGGACGTGGGCTTCGAGGAGCTGGGCGGTGCCCGGACGCACAACTCGACCTCGGGCGTGGCGCACCACATGGCGGGTGACGAGAAGGACGCCATCGAGTACGTGAAGTCCCTGCTGTCCTACCTGCCGTCGAACAACCTCTCCGAGGCGCCGGCCTTCCCCGAGGTCGCCGAGACCGAGGTGACGGACGAGGACCGCGAGCTCGACACGCTGATCCCGGACTCGGCGAACCAGCCGTACGACATGCACAAGGTCATCGAGCACGTCCTGGACGACGGTGAGTTCCTGGAGACGCAGGCGCTGTTCGCGCCGAACATCCTGACCGGTTTCGGCCGCGTCGAGGGCTTCCCCG
The sequence above is a segment of the Streptomyces sp. NBC_01255 genome. Coding sequences within it:
- a CDS encoding acyl-CoA carboxylase subunit beta; amino-acid sequence: MSEPAEQYEIDIHTTAGKIADLRRRIDEATHAGSERAVEKQHAKGKLTARERIGLLLDEGSFVELDELARHRSTNFGLEKNRPYGDGVVTGYGTVDGRPVAVFSQDFTVFGGALGETYGQKIIKVMDFALKTGCPVIGINDSGGARIQEGVSALGMYGEIFRRNTHASGVIPQISLVVGPCAGGAVYSPAITDFTVMVDQTSHMFITGPDVIKTVTGEDVGFEELGGARTHNSTSGVAHHMAGDEKDAIEYVKSLLSYLPSNNLSEAPAFPEVAETEVTDEDRELDTLIPDSANQPYDMHKVIEHVLDDGEFLETQALFAPNILTGFGRVEGFPVGVVANQPMQFAGCLDINASEKAARFVRTCDAFNIPVLTFVDVPGFLPGVDQEYGGIIRRGAKLIYAYAEATVPLITVITRKAFGGAYDVMGSKHLGADLNLAWPTAQIAVMGAQGAVNILHRRTISAAEDQDAERARLMQEYEDALLNPYTAAERGYIDGVVMPSDTRPQIVKGLRQLRTKRESLPPKKHGNIPL